A genomic stretch from Enterococcus wangshanyuanii includes:
- a CDS encoding peptide ABC transporter substrate-binding protein — translation MKKSISIIITIFLGSLLVGCSKENQKNSTDYQVMKRAEATELLSVDISLATDTVSHTALYNTYEGLYRLGSSNEVIPAGATKLPQVSEDGRKYTIELNKKSKWSDDKPVTAKDYVFSWQRTIDPQTESQYAQLFSNIKNAKKIMTKELKPTELGIKAIDDYKLEIELESATPYFQNLLAFPNFFPQREDIVKKYGSEYATTSQKAVYNGAFTLTNYDASSGGATKWTYKKNQNYWDRSKVKLDKIENTVVKDAGTAFAMYESGKLDETYLLGEYVNQNKGEKEVITILKPSTYYLQFNMIDKDSFLSNKEVRQAMSSITNRKEIVENVLNNGSREAISFVPKGVYYNPDTGEDFSETYEPKMEYNVKNGVDTWNKVFNNQKMEIKLLIPDDDGIKKVAEYLQESGFTYQWNEILL, via the coding sequence ATGAAAAAGAGTATTTCAATAATTATAACTATTTTTTTAGGCAGTTTGTTAGTTGGTTGTAGTAAGGAAAATCAAAAAAATTCAACGGATTATCAAGTTATGAAAAGGGCGGAAGCTACTGAACTGTTATCTGTGGATATTTCTTTAGCAACTGATACAGTTAGCCATACTGCATTGTATAATACGTATGAAGGGTTATATCGGTTAGGAAGTTCAAACGAAGTGATCCCTGCAGGTGCAACCAAACTACCACAAGTTAGTGAAGATGGACGAAAGTATACAATCGAATTGAATAAAAAATCTAAATGGTCTGATGACAAGCCTGTAACAGCAAAAGATTATGTTTTTTCTTGGCAAAGAACAATTGATCCTCAAACAGAATCACAATATGCACAACTATTTTCAAACATAAAAAACGCAAAAAAAATTATGACTAAAGAATTAAAACCTACCGAATTGGGAATTAAAGCTATTGACGATTATAAGTTAGAGATAGAACTAGAATCAGCAACGCCCTACTTTCAAAATCTTTTAGCATTTCCTAATTTTTTTCCACAGCGAGAAGATATAGTAAAAAAATATGGTTCTGAGTATGCTACAACCTCGCAAAAAGCTGTTTATAACGGTGCTTTCACTTTAACTAATTATGATGCAAGTTCAGGTGGAGCAACAAAGTGGACATATAAAAAAAATCAGAACTATTGGGATAGATCAAAAGTTAAACTTGATAAAATTGAAAACACAGTGGTTAAAGATGCAGGAACTGCCTTTGCTATGTATGAGTCAGGAAAACTAGATGAAACTTATCTTTTAGGAGAGTATGTAAATCAAAATAAAGGTGAAAAAGAAGTGATAACCATTTTGAAACCTTCAACATACTATTTACAATTTAATATGATTGATAAAGATTCTTTTTTGTCAAACAAAGAAGTTAGACAAGCAATGTCCAGTATTACAAACAGAAAAGAAATAGTTGAAAATGTATTAAATAATGGCTCAAGAGAAGCGATCTCATTTGTACCTAAAGGCGTATATTATAATCCTGATACTGGAGAAGATTTCTCTGAAACATATGAGCCCAAAATGGAATATAATGTTAAAAATGGAGTAGACACTTGGAACAAGGTTTTTAACAATCAAAAAATGGAAATTAAATTATTAATCCCTGATGATGACGGAATAAAAAAAGTAGCAGAGTATTTACAAGAGTCGGGGTTCACGTATCAATGGAACGAAATTTTACTCTAA
- a CDS encoding Tn3 family transposase: MPVQIMSKEQKQSFGSYAGLPSDEQLVKYFHLDDYDKSIIKTLRNDSTKIGFAVQLGTVRFLGTFLSDLTNVPNEVIEYMAEQLSIESRMFSYYTRIPTIKQHALMIQELYSYRQFHDQAVLDYLEQWIYEGAWYSTEQTTLLADRFLNKCINEKIILPGLTTFERFISRIIDAVTKDIEQAIVNIPSKKEIERINQLTLFFMEGKTSLFTVKLDALREPLKEPSYYEIKRGFQRIKEFASFSVDFWDFSQIPKGKIKLYAEYTAKAKSQSIQRMPESRRLAYLVSFIAEYRSVAMDELLLALEKYFTSIINLAKKKEQQERLRSLKDLDNAAAMLSHIVEDLIDEQTPPEKLLDYVLELREKQEIVAAVSKVKRIVSSDKEPVAIKELLNSFSKFKRLLPDILAHIPFLVSDKDSPVAYIWSFLRDKGDLFLRYQDFEKIQDYLPTKWHNFIDKNQAYANKGIIIAAMELFIKGIKTHTVYVPYSHRYNDPLQNLIPKNVWNEQRKSFVNQLGLAEDGAIAVEDFKISLEMSYRETLKNWNNSNMARIEEKNGQTELIISPLKRQSLSKPRLIEEIHRNLPIVDLPEILLEVNQRLRLTECFSHLNENRSRMKELDISILAVLLAEACNIGLSPVAKKSTESLKNDRLSYVNQNYIRLDTLTAANNKVVDAYQKLALPYIWGTGDMASADGIRFTTPKKSLHSGRNPKYFGRGKGITYYNFLSDSYVGFHGMVISGTIRDSVYLLEGLLNQTSTLTPSQIMTDTAGYSDLVFGLFGILGFQFSPRIAKANETKIWRIDKNANYKILNEHSKNTINTTIIEQEWDDILRIAGSLKSGTVQASYLIRALQHQGNPTPLGRALIEVGKIFKTKHQLRYLSDEEYARNILEQLNKGESRHSLYRKICYGKNGRIYQSYFDGMENQLNALGLVANIIIYWNTLYMEKAIEQLQEANSENQIQEEVLQFSSPLVSEHINFMGKYSFKYNEQLNEGEFRPLGQ, encoded by the coding sequence ATGCCTGTACAGATAATGAGTAAAGAACAAAAACAGTCTTTTGGATCTTATGCGGGCCTTCCTTCCGATGAACAATTAGTGAAATACTTTCATTTGGACGATTATGACAAATCAATTATTAAAACTTTGCGAAACGATAGTACTAAAATTGGTTTTGCAGTACAGTTAGGGACTGTACGATTTTTAGGAACATTTCTTTCTGATTTAACAAATGTTCCTAATGAAGTAATAGAGTACATGGCAGAGCAGTTGTCTATTGAAAGTCGTATGTTCTCTTACTATACAAGAATTCCTACAATCAAGCAGCATGCACTCATGATTCAGGAACTATACTCTTACAGGCAGTTCCATGACCAAGCCGTTTTAGATTATTTAGAGCAGTGGATATATGAAGGTGCTTGGTATTCTACAGAGCAAACAACTCTTCTTGCTGATCGTTTCTTGAATAAGTGTATAAACGAAAAAATAATTCTCCCAGGTCTTACTACATTCGAACGGTTTATATCGCGCATTATAGACGCTGTAACCAAAGATATAGAGCAAGCAATTGTAAATATTCCTAGTAAGAAGGAAATTGAACGAATCAATCAATTGACGCTGTTTTTTATGGAAGGAAAAACGTCTTTGTTTACAGTAAAGTTGGACGCTTTAAGAGAACCTCTAAAAGAACCGTCTTATTATGAGATTAAACGTGGATTTCAAAGAATAAAAGAATTTGCTTCTTTTTCAGTTGATTTTTGGGATTTCAGCCAGATTCCTAAAGGGAAGATAAAATTATATGCTGAGTATACAGCTAAAGCCAAATCGCAAAGTATTCAGCGTATGCCTGAAAGTAGACGTTTAGCTTACCTAGTTTCATTTATTGCAGAGTATCGATCAGTTGCTATGGACGAATTATTATTAGCATTAGAAAAGTATTTTACTAGTATTATCAACCTTGCAAAGAAAAAGGAACAGCAAGAACGACTCCGATCACTAAAAGATTTGGACAATGCAGCAGCCATGCTGTCTCATATTGTAGAGGATCTGATTGACGAACAAACTCCACCTGAGAAGCTGTTAGATTATGTTTTAGAGCTACGCGAGAAACAAGAGATAGTAGCAGCTGTGTCAAAAGTAAAACGTATTGTGAGTTCGGATAAAGAACCTGTGGCAATCAAAGAATTATTAAACTCATTTTCAAAATTTAAAAGGTTACTTCCGGATATTCTTGCTCATATTCCTTTTTTAGTTAGTGATAAAGATAGTCCAGTAGCTTATATTTGGTCTTTTTTAAGAGATAAAGGAGATCTATTTCTTCGATATCAAGATTTTGAAAAAATACAAGACTATCTGCCAACCAAGTGGCATAATTTTATCGATAAAAATCAAGCATATGCTAATAAAGGAATCATAATTGCTGCTATGGAACTTTTTATAAAAGGCATAAAGACACATACTGTTTATGTCCCTTATAGTCATAGATATAATGATCCATTGCAAAATCTAATACCTAAAAATGTATGGAATGAGCAAAGAAAATCCTTTGTAAATCAGTTAGGTCTTGCAGAGGACGGAGCTATTGCTGTAGAAGATTTTAAAATCAGTTTAGAAATGTCTTATAGAGAAACACTAAAAAACTGGAATAATAGCAACATGGCTAGGATAGAGGAAAAAAATGGACAAACAGAATTGATTATTAGTCCGCTAAAAAGACAAAGTTTATCTAAACCACGTCTTATTGAGGAAATTCATAGAAATCTTCCCATTGTTGACCTTCCTGAAATATTATTAGAGGTAAATCAGCGACTAAGGCTTACAGAGTGTTTTTCACATTTAAATGAAAATCGATCGCGTATGAAAGAGCTGGATATAAGTATCTTAGCAGTGTTATTAGCTGAAGCGTGCAATATAGGGCTGTCACCCGTTGCTAAGAAGAGTACAGAAAGTTTAAAAAATGACCGCTTATCCTACGTCAATCAAAACTATATACGATTAGATACTTTAACAGCAGCCAATAATAAGGTCGTAGACGCCTATCAGAAACTTGCTTTACCTTATATATGGGGAACAGGAGATATGGCTTCAGCGGACGGTATACGCTTTACTACACCAAAGAAATCTCTACATTCAGGACGGAACCCTAAATATTTTGGTCGAGGTAAAGGGATCACATACTATAACTTTCTATCTGATTCCTATGTTGGATTTCATGGTATGGTTATTTCTGGGACGATTAGAGATTCAGTCTATTTGCTTGAAGGACTGTTAAATCAAACAAGTACATTAACACCTAGTCAGATAATGACTGATACTGCTGGATACAGTGATCTTGTATTTGGATTATTTGGAATACTAGGTTTTCAATTTAGCCCCCGAATAGCTAAAGCAAACGAAACAAAAATATGGAGAATAGACAAAAATGCTAATTACAAAATTCTGAACGAACATTCAAAAAATACTATAAATACAACAATTATAGAGCAAGAGTGGGATGATATCTTACGAATTGCAGGTTCTCTAAAATCAGGAACCGTCCAAGCCAGCTATCTTATTCGTGCTCTCCAACATCAAGGAAATCCTACTCCATTGGGGCGTGCATTAATTGAAGTTGGAAAAATATTTAAAACAAAACATCAACTCAGATATCTATCTGATGAAGAATACGCACGAAATATTCTAGAACAACTGAATAAAGGAGAATCTCGCCATAGCTTGTATAGAAAAATATGCTATGGTAAAAATGGACGAATCTATCAAAGCTATTTTGATGGTATGGAAAACCAATTAAACGCTTTAGGACTTGTTGCAAATATAATTATTTATTGGAACACGCTTTATATGGAAAAAGCTATAGAACAACTTCAGGAAGCTAATTCAGAGAACCAAATACAAGAAGAAGTTCTTCAATTCTCTTCCCCTCTAGTATCAGAACACATTAATTTCATGGGGAAATATTCTTTCAAATATAATGAGCAATTAAACGAAGGAGAATTTCGTCCCTTAGGACAATAA
- a CDS encoding recombinase family protein has protein sequence MLFGYARVSTKEQNLDRQIQKFNDLGIESRYIFVDKQSGAEFDRPQYQLLLHMLRSGDIVYLDSLDRLGRNYSGVIEEWKYITRKIKADIIVLENSELFDSRKFKTMGDIGLLLEDQFLSMLSYVADQERKKSKLRQTEGIEIAKSAGTVFGRPKLAITEEFKRQYFSWKNGEQTATDTINKLELSPSTFYRRVKEFEQEMAGD, from the coding sequence ATGCTTTTTGGCTATGCTAGAGTTTCCACTAAAGAACAAAATTTAGATCGACAAATACAGAAGTTTAATGATTTAGGTATTGAATCTCGTTATATATTTGTCGATAAACAATCAGGTGCTGAGTTTGATCGTCCACAGTATCAACTATTACTTCATATGCTTCGTTCTGGAGATATTGTTTACTTAGACTCTTTAGATCGTTTAGGGAGAAACTATTCTGGTGTAATTGAAGAATGGAAGTATATTACAAGAAAGATAAAAGCAGATATTATTGTTCTAGAAAATTCAGAATTATTTGATAGTAGAAAGTTTAAAACTATGGGGGACATTGGTCTTTTATTAGAAGATCAGTTTTTGAGCATGCTTTCTTATGTAGCAGATCAGGAACGAAAGAAGAGCAAACTGCGTCAAACTGAAGGGATTGAAATTGCAAAATCTGCTGGTACGGTCTTTGGTAGACCTAAATTGGCAATAACAGAAGAATTCAAAAGACAGTATTTTAGTTGGAAAAATGGGGAGCAAACAGCAACTGATACTATAAATAAACTAGAATTGTCCCCAAGCACATTTTATCGTCGAGTAAAAGAGTTCGAACAAGAAATGGCAGGTGACTAA
- a CDS encoding primase C-terminal domain-containing protein translates to MNVLEQNLNLIYAAILKGGLRQYKYKNSNLRPFVQQPEGKKGAIFGFRSKEAMGVAHGVVLTSEEALWENENSFTHWTPNVFRYGTYTDDRRLFVTGHKDQNLKQINTFMIDIDVKVGQSCSGQDIMDRSMDLGFIPTMILETPGGYQVYYVLENPWFISSANGYNSVKIARNVSNNLRRYFAEELPVDMGCNHFGIARIPRHDNILQYNPEMTYDMQTLIDWSFEYSADNQIDIERPKLFLLPKKSKQKDAAWVDQLLNNTQIEGDKGLLGRNSAIYTMALAYYSSGESLENCYDDMDQFNTNLGNKALKDSEVRRAVESAYSGRYHQAEQEKIDLLIESWGTEKASKAPFSKRKGSSGYRSHPSTWYKFKKDRSERKYSHKHEWKADLLAFLKDKSYTYKPYFVTTKREIVEELKIPSRSLDKILKELQEEGRLFYSVKAGRGGGIRLATRNALIQTILQVKKEVQAAYVESILSVFPWAGNLVNQYFNTSKNTENRYQQLDLGDLDTG, encoded by the coding sequence ATGAACGTACTGGAACAAAATCTAAATCTTATTTATGCTGCCATTTTAAAGGGTGGATTAAGACAATATAAATATAAAAATAGCAACTTGCGTCCATTTGTTCAGCAACCAGAGGGAAAAAAGGGTGCTATATTTGGTTTCCGCTCGAAGGAAGCAATGGGTGTGGCCCATGGGGTGGTGTTAACTTCTGAAGAAGCTCTTTGGGAAAATGAAAACTCATTTACTCATTGGACCCCTAACGTGTTTAGATATGGTACCTATACGGACGATCGCCGACTTTTTGTAACAGGTCATAAGGATCAAAACTTAAAACAGATCAACACGTTCATGATTGATATCGATGTTAAAGTTGGCCAATCATGCTCTGGACAAGACATAATGGACCGCAGCATGGACTTAGGGTTTATACCCACTATGATTTTGGAAACTCCAGGAGGTTACCAGGTATATTATGTGCTGGAAAATCCCTGGTTTATTTCGAGTGCAAATGGCTATAACTCAGTAAAAATTGCAAGAAACGTTTCGAATAATTTAAGACGATATTTCGCTGAAGAACTGCCGGTTGATATGGGCTGTAATCATTTTGGAATCGCTCGAATACCTAGACACGACAACATTTTACAGTACAATCCTGAAATGACTTATGATATGCAAACTTTGATTGACTGGTCATTTGAATACTCAGCAGATAACCAAATTGACATAGAAAGACCTAAGCTATTTCTGTTGCCTAAAAAAAGTAAGCAAAAGGATGCAGCTTGGGTTGATCAGCTGCTTAATAACACACAAATCGAAGGAGATAAAGGCCTACTAGGACGTAATAGTGCTATTTACACGATGGCATTGGCTTATTATTCTTCCGGAGAATCACTAGAAAATTGTTACGACGATATGGATCAATTCAACACTAATTTAGGCAATAAAGCTTTGAAAGATTCTGAAGTTAGACGTGCGGTTGAATCAGCATACTCAGGTAGATATCACCAAGCAGAACAAGAAAAAATCGATTTACTTATCGAAAGTTGGGGTACAGAGAAGGCTTCTAAGGCTCCGTTTAGCAAAAGAAAAGGCAGTAGTGGGTATAGAAGTCACCCAAGTACCTGGTATAAATTTAAAAAAGATCGATCTGAGAGAAAATATTCTCACAAGCATGAGTGGAAGGCTGATTTATTAGCATTCCTTAAAGATAAAAGTTACACGTACAAACCATATTTTGTGACAACTAAAAGGGAAATTGTCGAAGAATTGAAGATCCCTAGTCGATCATTGGACAAAATCCTGAAGGAACTACAAGAAGAAGGCAGACTCTTTTACTCTGTTAAAGCCGGTAGAGGTGGTGGAATTAGGTTGGCCACAAGAAATGCCTTGATCCAAACAATATTGCAAGTAAAAAAAGAAGTACAAGCAGCATATGTAGAGTCCATTTTAAGCGTCTTTCCCTGGGCAGGTAACTTAGTTAATCAATATTTCAACACCTCTAAAAACACCGAAAATCGCTATCAGCAGCTAGATTTAGGAGACTTGGACACAGGTTAA
- a CDS encoding ParA family protein, with translation MAVGITVAANKGGVGKTLITINITGALRKAFPNARILVVDTDAQGNTTKSFRVKVANDQNTIYDVFMGTASVEDTIVGTYDSNIDVLPANSDNNYLEFDKMEEFRDTILEWFVALVKKFKNNISELMTIEGLKKKMTNIIDPSSNYFNALAGSFDKVQEEYDFIIYDTPPELKQVTSSVLSIADVVIVPYEPDLNGVDGVTHLISRVLTLKEKYNPNLRIGGVLANKVYNTNLHAKMINSMMKYTNRNNYHYFDTEIPRSITFADKLVRNGLPITMNDPNNKFAQNFYKLINEMNRLGLLSKDGKILEIPVQLYQESEVEE, from the coding sequence ATGGCAGTAGGAATTACCGTTGCAGCAAACAAAGGCGGAGTTGGAAAGACTCTTATCACTATTAACATCACTGGCGCTCTTAGAAAGGCATTTCCAAATGCAAGAATACTTGTTGTTGATACTGACGCCCAAGGAAATACTACTAAATCTTTTAGAGTAAAAGTAGCCAATGATCAAAATACAATTTATGATGTATTTATGGGGACTGCATCAGTTGAAGATACGATTGTTGGTACATATGATAGTAACATTGACGTTCTACCGGCAAACTCTGATAACAACTACCTAGAGTTTGATAAAATGGAAGAATTTCGAGATACGATCTTGGAATGGTTCGTCGCATTAGTAAAGAAATTTAAAAATAATATCTCTGAACTAATGACTATAGAAGGTCTTAAAAAGAAAATGACAAACATCATCGATCCTAGTTCTAACTATTTCAATGCATTAGCTGGATCATTTGATAAGGTTCAAGAAGAATATGACTTCATTATTTATGATACACCGCCTGAGCTGAAGCAAGTTACTTCTTCTGTACTTTCCATTGCAGACGTGGTAATAGTGCCTTATGAACCTGACTTGAATGGTGTTGACGGAGTTACACACCTAATATCAAGGGTGCTGACACTTAAAGAAAAATACAATCCAAATCTTAGGATTGGCGGTGTTTTAGCGAATAAGGTCTACAATACTAATCTACATGCAAAAATGATTAATTCAATGATGAAATATACTAATAGGAACAATTATCATTATTTTGATACTGAAATACCTAGATCTATTACTTTTGCTGACAAATTAGTTAGAAATGGTCTTCCGATTACAATGAATGACCCAAACAACAAGTTTGCTCAAAATTTTTACAAGCTAATTAATGAAATGAACAGGCTAGGTTTATTGAGTAAAGACGGAAAAATATTAGAGATACCTGTACAATTATATCAAGAAAGCGAGGTTGAAGAATAA
- a CDS encoding SOS response-associated peptidase → MCGRFLLDPTDSKEIEEIIRKIEAKNQEIKTGEIFPTNTVPLLVGTSDHDIDVEAMAWSFHGFKKSQSIINARSETVTEKKMFAKAFSSTRCVLPTSGFYERDQEKRKFLFREKDSEILYLAGFYKKFEDGNRSIILTTAANKSIEAIHNRVPVILEKETIDRWLFDDQFAEDYLKELMPELINNVHIRDLLK, encoded by the coding sequence ATGTGCGGAAGGTTTTTGTTAGATCCGACAGACTCGAAAGAGATCGAGGAGATTATCAGGAAAATCGAAGCTAAGAACCAGGAGATCAAGACCGGAGAAATATTTCCAACGAACACCGTCCCTCTACTAGTTGGCACGTCTGATCACGATATCGATGTTGAAGCGATGGCTTGGAGCTTTCATGGGTTTAAAAAGTCCCAATCGATCATAAATGCTCGATCAGAGACGGTCACTGAAAAGAAAATGTTTGCTAAAGCATTCAGCAGCACCCGTTGTGTCTTACCCACTTCTGGGTTTTACGAGAGGGACCAGGAGAAAAGAAAATTTCTCTTCAGGGAAAAAGACTCTGAAATTCTCTATTTGGCAGGATTCTATAAGAAATTTGAAGATGGAAACCGTAGCATTATTTTGACAACAGCAGCCAATAAGTCAATCGAAGCGATACATAATCGTGTGCCGGTTATTTTAGAAAAAGAAACGATTGATCGCTGGTTGTTTGATGATCAGTTTGCTGAAGATTATTTAAAAGAACTAATGCCAGAGTTAATCAATAACGTTCATATAAGAGACCTCCTCAAATGA
- a CDS encoding T7SS effector LXG polymorphic toxin — translation MGVDFFVGEVNSQSAAAKQMAVQYVQFSGVLKDSVSHFMSAPLSGKTYDSAKQYFSAVYPTLASGFILVCEALIEAHSKFPEEFQSQVDTCDVIEEQLKAVIAQGNLTLQSMAQRMDKEKEPNQGLEQRYMHVQAAIRESEEKLQKLYAFHASSPGLFADFEAQLANFDAGLAEVEKGAAWNASSGTFDLGRMNMSWAKPISRAWDKRQKKIDAKVETHRLENQEITYTFDEFGNVTGVYVDGIFDPKMTIAVQEAIATNNWNALKAFGVGIADKIYENFGLSALMGERTLDTDSVGTKPYAVAQFVGDLLSVAGGAAEFIGGFSWLVGGNAASLAGTPFTGGATATLSPAVTASGAAAMTHGVGTIWNAFSSFGEGYDLDTGDVTPGGRSMSKHGAERANERGFSPERIDAIIDNNTKTRKSKIDELGRKTWEYVDPRGNKVVTNDRGGIISVHSSGPKGIYIPK, via the coding sequence ATGGGAGTAGATTTTTTTGTTGGCGAAGTCAACAGTCAAAGTGCTGCTGCGAAACAGATGGCCGTTCAGTATGTCCAGTTTAGTGGTGTTCTAAAAGATAGTGTCAGTCATTTTATGAGTGCGCCTTTATCCGGTAAAACGTATGATTCTGCGAAGCAATATTTTTCTGCAGTTTATCCAACTTTAGCCAGTGGATTTATCCTGGTATGTGAAGCATTGATTGAAGCACACAGTAAGTTTCCTGAAGAGTTTCAATCACAAGTCGATACCTGCGATGTGATCGAGGAGCAGCTGAAGGCAGTGATCGCACAAGGCAATTTGACTTTACAAAGTATGGCCCAACGAATGGATAAAGAGAAAGAACCCAATCAAGGACTAGAACAACGTTACATGCATGTACAGGCAGCTATCAGAGAAAGTGAAGAAAAGCTTCAGAAGCTCTATGCTTTTCATGCCAGTTCTCCAGGTCTTTTCGCTGATTTTGAAGCACAGTTGGCCAACTTTGATGCTGGATTAGCCGAAGTCGAAAAAGGTGCCGCATGGAATGCTTCTTCCGGAACATTTGATCTAGGAAGAATGAATATGTCTTGGGCAAAGCCGATCAGCCGTGCTTGGGACAAGAGACAGAAAAAGATCGATGCAAAAGTAGAAACTCACCGATTAGAAAATCAAGAGATTACTTATACTTTTGATGAATTTGGAAACGTAACAGGTGTCTATGTGGATGGTATATTCGATCCTAAAATGACTATAGCAGTCCAGGAAGCAATCGCAACAAATAATTGGAATGCATTAAAGGCTTTTGGTGTAGGGATTGCAGATAAAATTTATGAAAACTTCGGACTGAGTGCCTTAATGGGAGAACGTACACTTGATACTGATTCTGTAGGAACTAAGCCGTATGCCGTTGCACAGTTTGTGGGAGACCTTCTTTCAGTCGCAGGTGGTGCAGCTGAGTTTATTGGTGGTTTTTCTTGGCTAGTAGGTGGTAATGCTGCTTCACTTGCAGGTACGCCGTTTACAGGTGGAGCAACTGCAACACTAAGTCCAGCAGTTACTGCAAGTGGTGCGGCTGCAATGACTCATGGAGTTGGAACGATTTGGAATGCATTTAGCAGTTTCGGTGAGGGGTATGATCTTGATACAGGTGATGTTACTCCTGGCGGGCGATCAATGTCAAAACATGGCGCGGAAAGAGCGAATGAGAGAGGGTTTTCTCCGGAAAGAATCGATGCTATTATTGATAATAATACGAAAACAAGGAAATCAAAAATTGACGAATTGGGGAGAAAAACTTGGGAATATGTTGATCCTAGAGGTAATAAAGTAGTTACGAATGATCGAGGAGGAATTATCTCAGTTCATTCTTCTGGACCTAAAGGGATATATATACCTAAATAG
- a CDS encoding DUF3958 family protein, with the protein MKQVDREAMIQLELTQLDLEQESNQRELRKLAEAEYDYGEIQNLEQRFYQELMEANQGAEKQHYFVELEAEARSLQQKQRLQVEERSEELLAEKKNLMDQEDQLYLERKQLLDQEVGADEWE; encoded by the coding sequence ATGAAACAGGTAGATAGAGAAGCGATGATCCAGCTGGAACTCACACAACTGGATTTAGAACAAGAAAGCAATCAAAGAGAACTGAGAAAGCTGGCTGAAGCTGAATATGACTATGGTGAGATCCAAAACTTGGAACAGCGCTTTTACCAGGAATTGATGGAAGCGAATCAAGGAGCAGAAAAGCAACATTACTTTGTTGAGTTAGAAGCTGAAGCACGCTCACTACAACAAAAACAACGCTTGCAAGTCGAGGAACGATCAGAAGAACTTTTGGCAGAGAAGAAGAACCTTATGGACCAAGAAGATCAACTGTATTTGGAAAGAAAGCAGCTGCTTGATCAGGAAGTGGGTGCGGACGAATGGGAGTAG
- a CDS encoding TIGR04197 family type VII secretion effector — translation MGINSSLSIAGGVSAQMSKAASGLSSVNAVTSLAERTSVSGNTNAKNSLTSVHSRGQRLSNAIARDGNNIHSVAKEFAAIDQKINASMTNLFNGVTFK, via the coding sequence ATGGGGATCAATAGTAGTTTATCGATCGCTGGTGGTGTATCAGCACAAATGAGTAAAGCAGCAAGCGGATTGTCTTCGGTCAATGCGGTAACGTCGTTGGCAGAGCGCACGTCTGTCAGTGGCAACACGAACGCAAAGAATAGCTTAACAAGCGTACATAGTAGAGGGCAACGGTTATCAAATGCAATTGCTCGTGATGGAAATAATATTCATTCCGTGGCCAAAGAGTTTGCGGCAATCGATCAAAAGATAAATGCCAGTATGACGAACCTTTTTAATGGAGTGACGTTCAAATGA
- a CDS encoding helix-turn-helix domain-containing protein: MYRKRVPNDKKIEIVREIKEKKETSSSASKKYNISKSTINDWIRKYNSWGVEGLNAYSRSLKYSREVKLAAVEDFLYKGLNQIEVLRKYRITDTGVLRSWVSSYTSGKQFKQKRAGLSTMSKQTKTTYTQRIEIVQYVLSLDNDYQAAVKRYDVSYQQIYSWIQKYNRLGFDGLRDRRGKNKEKNEELTELDRLRLENKQLRARNDYLEVENAIVKKLQGHR; encoded by the coding sequence TTGTATAGAAAAAGAGTGCCAAATGATAAAAAAATAGAAATCGTTCGTGAAATCAAAGAGAAAAAAGAAACTTCAAGTTCTGCTAGTAAAAAATATAATATCTCAAAATCAACAATAAACGATTGGATTAGGAAATACAATTCATGGGGAGTAGAAGGGTTAAATGCTTACAGTAGAAGTTTAAAATACTCACGTGAAGTTAAATTGGCAGCTGTTGAGGATTTCTTGTATAAAGGTTTGAATCAAATAGAGGTACTAAGAAAATATAGAATTACTGATACAGGGGTTCTTAGATCTTGGGTTAGCAGCTATACTAGTGGAAAACAATTCAAACAGAAAAGAGCTGGTCTTTCCACAATGTCTAAGCAAACTAAAACAACATATACTCAAAGAATTGAAATTGTTCAGTACGTGTTATCATTAGATAATGACTACCAAGCAGCAGTTAAACGGTATGATGTCTCCTATCAACAAATATACTCATGGATACAAAAATATAATCGTCTAGGATTTGATGGTCTACGTGATCGTCGTGGGAAAAATAAAGAAAAGAATGAAGAATTAACGGAGTTAGATCGTTTACGCTTAGAGAATAAGCAATTGCGAGCAAGGAATGATTATTTGGAGGTTGAAAATGCTATTGTAAAAAAGTTACAAGGGCACAGGTAA